The Hippoglossus hippoglossus isolate fHipHip1 chromosome 2, fHipHip1.pri, whole genome shotgun sequence genome includes a region encoding these proteins:
- the LOC117773252 gene encoding CD59 glycoprotein: MKRSLWMCVLICSALIGLGSAIRCYSCKDYTASCAKQRDCSYDDACLTLSERSGMTYRQCLKYSDCEYSRLAQMFPQVSSFTFKCCNSDLCNSAPSSAASSLIGLLASVVVMWWCIH, translated from the exons ATGAAGCGCTCcctgtggatgtgtgtgctGATCTGCTCCGCTCTCATCGGACTGG gaTCAGCCATTCGTTGTTACAGCTGTAAAGATTATACAGCCAGCTGCGCCAAACAACGAGACTGTAGCTATGACGATGCCTGTCTGACACTCAGCGAGAGAA gtggGATGACATACCGTCAGTGTCTCAAGTATTCCGACTGTGAGTACAGTCGTTTGGCCCAGATGTTTCCTCAG GTTTCCAGTTTCACATTCAAGTGCTGCAACTCGGACCTGTGTAACTCCGCCCCCTCCTCTGCAGcgagctctctgattggtctgCTAGCCTCTGTGGTCGTCATGTGGTGGTGCATCCACTGA
- the dytn gene encoding dystrotelin: protein MDLDVIEGLNEIRPSIYRVAMKLLSLQRLCHLHVVYVRHVMAAFSSLDGTGQQDVRLSRQEVTRALSRMFDSASQEVLDHVIEETCDVILRLFDGSEAQAASVSAVSLQAALVALSADALLAKYRALVRLCENPSGSISRSGLRSLLYDLRQVPAAVQEEVVFGAVEEAVRSCFNGVLTPTVSAKHLMSWLQNEPRLLLWLPTLYRLCVSQNVSHMVRCHTCKTFPITGLRYRCLKCVNVHVCQSCFLSQRQTRKHKPPHPVLEFCTQPTWRESLSSLVRSARHTLLPRRYTQREADRRVLMWAEPGETQNRAPPPSDASPSLDETAVRHSSCSSKALQTDETLTTDVRNLQRDKWLLEQEMQAWRLTVQSEHSILEDRCSEMEVTMETLRQQNVRLQILLAQTLNKTDDQQHASDTPHASADTEKTGRDDITSDTEINSEEDKEHVMDEWSEDESQTPPPTIHQGVSPAHEGHCEEGSLGDRHLCRPIEREEGDTRLPEEEKDYETRRPEELLQQTVDRLKTKMETDRWRDRQTGEMKGAELVEAAEQVGGSVHHLVVAVRTNTL, encoded by the exons ATGGATCTGGACGTCATCG aggggctgaatgagATCCGTCCTTCAATTTATCGAGTCGCCATGAAGCTCCTGTCTCTGCAGAGACTCTGTCACC tgCACGTTGTGTACGTGCGACACGTCATGGCGGCGTTCAGCTCGCTGGATGGGACGGGACAACAGGATGTGAGGCtgagcagacaggaagtgacccGGGCTCTCAGCAGGATGTTTGACAGCGCTTCACAGGAAGTTTTGGATCATGTGATTGAGGAGACGTGTGACGTGATACTGCGTCTGTTTGacgggtcagag GCTCAGGCTGCGTCGGTGTCCGCCGTGTCTCTTCAGGCGGCGCTCGTCGCTTTGTCCGCTGACGCTCTGCTTGCCAAGTACAGAG CTCTGGTGAGACTCTGTGAAAACCCGTCAGGATCCATCAGCAGATCTGGACTCAGGTCGTTACTTTACGACCTTCGTCAG GTTCCAGCCGCCGTGCAGGAGGAGGTAGTTTTTGGCGCCGTGGAGGAGGCAGTGAGGTCGTGTTTTAACGGG GTGTTGACTCCGACAGTGAGCGCAAAACACCTGATGTCATGGCTGCAGAATGAGCCACgcctgttgctatggttacccACTTTATACCGGCTGTGCGTCAGTCAGAACGTCAGTCACATGGTCCGATGCCACACCTGCAAGACGTTCCCCATCACCGGACTCAG gtaTCGATGTTTGAAGTGTGTGAACGTCCACGTGTGTCAGAGCTGCTTCCTGAGCCAGAGACAGACACGCAAACACAAACCACCACATCCTGTCCTCGAGTTCTGcacacag CCCACCTGGCGGGAGTCTCTGTCCTCGTTAGTGCGCAGCGCTCGTCACACTCTGTTGCCACGACGATACACTCAGAGAGAAGCTGATAGGAGAGTCCTGATGTGGGCGGAGCCAGGAGAGACTCAGAACAG AGCTCCACCCCCTTCTGACGCCTCACCATCATTGGATGAGACAGCTGTCCGTCACAGTTCCTGCTCGTCTAAAGCTCTGCAGACTGACGAG ACGCTGACGACTGACGTTAGAAACCTGCAGCGAGACAAGtg gcTGCTGGAGCAGGAGATGCAGGCGTGGAGACTCACCGTCCAATCAGAACACAGCATCCTGGAGGACAGGTGCTCCGAGATGGAGGTTACCATGGAAACACTGAGGCAACAGAACGTCCGTCTGCAGATTCTGCTCGCTCAG ACTTTGAACAAGACGGACGATCAACAACACGCCAGTGACACGCCACACGCCAGCGCTGACACAGAGAAAACGGGCAGAGATGACATCACCTCTGACACAGAGATAAACTCAGAGGAGGACAAGGAACATGTGATGGACGAGTGGAGTGAAGACGAAAGTCAAACTCCACCTCCCACAATCCACCAGGGGGTGTCTCCAGCACATGAAGGCCACTGTGAGGAGGGGTCTTTGGGTGACAGGCATCTCTGTCGTCCAATAGAACGAGAGGAAGGAGACACCCGTCTGCCTGAAGAAGAGAAGGATTATGAGACACGTCGTCCTGAAGAGCTGCTCCAACAAACTGTAGACAGACTGAAGACtaagatggagacagacaggtggagagacagacagacag gTGAAATGAAGGGGGCGGAGCTtgtggaggctgcagagcaGGTGGGAGGCTCAGTTCACCACCTGGTGGTTGCAGTGAGAACTAACACACTCTGA